The Salvelinus fontinalis isolate EN_2023a chromosome 34, ASM2944872v1, whole genome shotgun sequence region TTGGATGGATTGTCTCCTCTCCGTTCCTCTGTGAGTGACTGTGAGGGGGTAAAGCCGGTGCCTGAGGCGCAGCTGTGTACGATCAGCCCCCTTTGGAGTCCGCGGTCGCTCCGTAGGGAGCAGCTCCTAAATCCAGGATTATTCTGGCAGGGCCCACAGCCCGGGATTAGGATGGGAAAGGGCACAGTCAGCACTCTCTTCTTTAGCAGCTCAAGGGATTACCCAACACAGACGAGGCACGACGAGGTCTTGGTTTCTGTGAGGGGTCGCTTGCTCCTTTTGCAGCCAGGGcactatgtggagatgggagaaggtgTCAGAGAACACTCACACTGGAGAGGTGTTGGTGCTTTAGGTTCTTGTTTTAGATTTCTTGAATACAGTGTCAACTATACAAGGGGTGATCGGGAAGATGAGTGCTGGATGTTTGAGTGGAGATGTTGTATATTATTTGAAATGTTACTCAAACATTCCTTTCACACTTTAAAAATGCTACAGTTCAGGTATTCCACATTAGAAAGCATGCTTAACTAATTGTTTTTCTCCCTTATCTGGATACGAGTCGAAAAACCCTCACGTTCATAGATTCAGTGTGACACCATGCCAGTTTTCTTCATGGCATTACTCCATGCCAGTTGGCACGATGGCAGTTGTACGACCACCTCACCTGTTTTGCAGGTACTGCCTGTGTGGCACATAACTGTGTGGGCTATAACTGTGTGGGCTATAACTGTGTGACACATAACTGTGTGGGCTATAACTGTGTGGGCTATAACTATGTGGGCTATAACTATGTGGGCTATAACTGTGTGGGCTATAACTGTGTGGCACATAACTGTGTGGGCTATAACTGTGTGAGCTATAACTGTGTGAGCTATAACTGTGTGGGCTATAACTGTGTGGGCTTTAACTGTGTGGCACATAACTGTGTGGGCTATAACTATGTGGCACATAACTGTGTGGGCTTTAACTGTGTGGGCTATAACTGTGTGACACATAATTGTGTGGGCTATAACTATGTGACACATAACTGTGTGGGCTATAACTGTGTGGGCTATAACTGTGTGACACATAACTGTGTGGGCTATAACTATGTGGCACATAACTGTGTGGGCTTTAACTGTGTGGCACATAACTGTGTGGGCTTTAACTGTGTGGCACATAACTGTGTGGGCTTTAACTGTGTGGCACATAACTGTGTGACACATAACTGTGTGGGCTATAACTGTGTGGGCTATAACTGTGTGACACATAACTGTGTGGGCTTTAACTGTGTGGCACATAACTGTGTGGGCTTTAACTGTGTGGCACATAACTGTGTGGCACATAACTGTGTGGCACATAACTGTGTGACACATAACTGTGTGGGCTTTAACTGTGTGGGCTATAACTGTGTGGCACATAACTGTGTGACACATAACTGTGTGACACATAACTGTGTGGGCTTTAACTGTGTGGGCTATAACTATGTGGCACATAACTGTGTGGGCTTTAACTGTGTGGGCTATAACTGTGTGGCACATAACTGTGTGGGCTATAACTGTGTGGCACATAACTGTGTGGCACATAACTGTGTGGGCTATAACTGTGTGACACATAACTGTGTGGCACATAGCTGTGTGGGCTATAACTGTGTGGCACATAACTGTGTGGGCTATAACTGTGTGGCACATAACTGTGTGGGCTATAACTGTGTGGGCTATAACTATGTGGGCTATAACTGTGTGGCACATAACTGTGTGGGCTATAGCTGTGTGGGCTATAACTGTGTGGCATATAACTGTGTGGGCTATAACTGTGTGGCACATAACTGTGTGGGCTATAGCTGTGTGGGCTTTAACTGTGTGGCACATAACTGTGTGGGCTATAACTGTGTGGCACCTAACTG contains the following coding sequences:
- the LOC129833961 gene encoding protein psiQ-like, translated to MTVKTPLYQTEDTCTACVAHNCVGYNCVGYNCVTHNCVGYNCVGYNYVGYNYVGYNCVGYNCVAHNCVGYNCVSYNCVSYNCVGYNCVGFNCVAHNCVGYNYVAHNCVGFNCVGYNCVTHNCVGYNYVTHNCVGYNCVGYNCVTHNCVGYNYVAHNCVGFNCVAHNCVGFNCVAHNCVGFNCVAHNCVTHNCVGYNCVGYNCVTHNCVGFNCVAHNCVGFNCVAHNCVAHNCVAHNCVTHNCVGFNCVGYNCVAHNCVTHNCVTHNCVGFNCVGYNYVAHNCVGFNCVGYNCVAHNCVGYNCVAHNCVAHNCVGYNCVTHNCVAHSCVGYNCVAHNCVGYNCVAHNCVGYNCVGYNYVGYNCVAHNCVGYSCVGYNCVAYNCVGYNCVAHNCVGYSCVGFNCVAHNCVGYNCVAPNCVGFNCVAHNCVGFNCVAHNCVGYNCVAHNCVAHNCVGYNCVGYNCVGYNCVGYNCVAHNCVGFNCVAHNCVGYNCVAHNCVGYNCAGYNCVGFNCVAHNCVAHNYVGYNCVGFNCVAHNCVAHNYVGYNCVAHNCVGYNCVAHNCVGFNCVGFNCVAHNCVGYNCVAHNCVGYNCVAHNCVGYNCVAHNCVGYNCVAHNCVAHNCVGYNCVGYNCVGYNCVGFNCVGFNCVGFNCVGFNCVAHNCVGYNCVGYNCVTQLCGL